GTGGCCAGCGGGATACCGGACGCGAACCCCCAGCGCCCGCTGATCCGGTAACCGCCGTCGGCTCGCACCGCGGTACCGAGGCGAGTGCCCTGCCCGGCGATGACCGCGTGGCGACCCGCGGGCACGTCCGGGTACAGGTCGGCGACGGCCTCGGCACCGAGGTAACCCGCGGTGGAGCCGGTGACGAACTGGACCGCCATCACCGTCCAGCCAACGGAAGCGTCGTGGTACGACAGCTGTTCGATGGTCCGCACCACCTGCGACGGCGAGAACTCGTACCCGCCGAGCTCGCTGGGGATGCCGATCCGCAGCACCCCGGTGTTCTCCAGCGCCCGCACCACGTCTTCGGTGAGCGCGCGCTGCTCCTCGCACTTCTCGGCCTCGGCACGCAGAACGGGCGCGATCTCGTCGATTTTCCTTGCCATGGCGTCGAACTCGGCACTGACGTGCAGCTGTCCCATACCGCCCCCAGGTGCGATGCGACCGCCACCATGGTAAGGCAAACCGGGCCCGGCAAGCTGGCATACGGCCGCGATGCTCAGCCGCGACCGCGCTAGCTGACGCTCGTGCGCCGGGGCAGGCGCACCAGCCCGCCGATGGCGACCAGGAACACCAGCGGTGCGCCGAAGAAGATCAGCGTGGAGACCGTGTCGTTGATCGGCCCGTCGTGCACGGCGTGCACGAGCCGCGCGAGCAACGCGGTCGCGACCGGCGCCGAGAGCACCAGCGCGGCCCGCCATCCGGTGGCGGACCTGATGCCGGCGGCCAGCACCGCGCCGGCGAACAGGACGGCGAGCGCCGCGTACTCGGCGATCTCGTCCCGGTGGCCGAATACCCCGAGCCCCACGATCACCAGGACCGTCGCGGCCATGGTGACGATCGCGGGCAGGCCCCGGGCCTTGCGCCCGTCCGACATGGAGAGCGCGAAGGCCGTGACCGCGCTGAGCAGTACCCAGCCCGCCTTGTCCGTGAACCACTGCCAGCCCGCGAACGGCAGCTGGAGTACCACGATCAGCCCGGCGGTGGCCACCCAGGCGCCGATCGCGGCCGCCCTGCGTTTCCCCGCCATGGCAAGGATCGCGACCCCGAGCCAGACGAACCACACCGGTGCGTCGGGGAGCTGCTCGAACGGCGGCACCGAGCCCGCCTGAACCCACCAGGCCAGCTCGTGCAGGCTCGTGGCCGCACCCGCCAGTACCGCGATCGGGCCGAGCAGGCTGACGATCGCCAGCACGTCGGCCGCGAGCAGACGCCGTACGTGCAACCGGAACGCGCCCCACAGCAGGTCGGCGGTGTCCCGCCAGCCTGGGGTCGTCCGGTCACCCGCGTCGGCGATCAGCACGCCGAGCATCTCGTCGCCGTGCTGTTCGCGGTGGTCCCGCGGGTAGAGGCTCAGCAGCCGCCGGTACCGCTTCTCGAGTTCGCTCACGCCGTCCCTCCGATGAGCCGTGCACGCAGACGTGATTCCGCGACACCGGTAGTGGCCCGCACCCGTTCGATCTCCTCCGCCAGCCTGGCCGCCCCCGGGTCGGTCAGGCGGTAGTACCGCCGGAGCCTGCCGTCGACCACCTCTTCCCGATCGACGGCCACCCACTCGTCCGAGGTCAGCCGGTCGAGCGCGGTGTAGAGGGTGCCCGCCCGCAGCCGCACCCGCCCCCCGGAGATCTGCTCGACATCACGCAGGATCCCGTAGCCATGCCGGGGCTCCCCGGCAAGCGCGGTGAGTATCAGGAACGTGGGTTCCCGCAAGGCGTCGGTCACAGGAACGGTATATACCGATCATCGGCCTATGCGCAAGCCGCCGGACATCGCGAAAGCAGGTTTGCCGCACTACGCTCGAAAACCGCTGCCAGTCACGGTCAGCGCGGACCCCAGGGAGCTACCGACGTGGTCGAGACGCCCGACATCGTTCGCCCGCCTGCCGAACTCAGTGCGGCCCTCGCGGCCATCGGCAGCGCAACGGCCAGCGCCGAGCTCAGCCGCATGGGCATCCGCAGCGCGTTCATCCGTGGCCCGGTTTCGGTGACCCCCGGCGTGCGCGTGGCAGGCCCGGCGCTGACGCTGCAGTTCCTGCCGAAGCGGGAGGACCTCTACCCCGTCGACGAGTACGCCGAACCGGAGAAGCAGCTGCACCGGCACGTCATGTACCACGCCCAGCCCGGCGACATGATCGTCGTCGACGCGCGCGGCGACATGAGCAGCGGCGTGTTCGGCGAAATGATGCTGACCTACTTCAAGGGCCGCGGCGGCGCCGGCGTGGTGATCGACGGGTGCCTGCGCGACATCGGCCAGGCCAGACAGCTCGGCCTCGGGCTGTGGATCCGAGGCGCCACGCCGAACTTCCACGCCCAGACCGACATCGTCCCGGCCGCCGTCAACGTGCCGGTGGCGTGCGGTGGCACGCTCGTCGAGCCGGGCGACATCGTCGTCGCCGACGACGACGGGGCGGTCGTGGTGCCGATCAAGCTCGCACCCACCGTGCTGGCCGTCGCTCAGGAGCACGCGGAATGGGAGGAGTTCTCCCGGATCCGGCTGGCCGAGGGCGGCGACCTGCGGCGCTACTACCCCCTGTCGGACGAGGCCCGGCCCGAGTACGAGCGGTGGCGCGCCGAGCGGGGCCCGGCCTGACGGGGGCGCTCGGCTCCACAGCCGGTCATGGCTCGACTCCCCGTCCCAGTGCGCTGGCCGTCCTGGATCAGCGGGCGGGGCGGGCCGGTTCTCCGTGGCGGCGGCCGGCCCCTGATTGGTGTCGATCCTGATGATCGACGAGCAGGCTGTGCTCGGTCATCCCTTCACCGCCCCCGCGGTGAGGCCCTCGGTCAGGAACCGCTGCCCGAACCCGTACATGAGCACCACCGGGATGCTGATCAGCAGTGAGGCCGCGGCCAGCTGCCCTTGCGGCACGACGTCACCGAAGATCATCGACTGCATGCCGACGGGCAGCGTCTTGTAGCCGTCGTCGGTGATGAACACGAAGGCGAACAGGAACTCGTTCCACGCGTTGGTGAGGGTGAACAGCGCGACCGCGAGCAGGCCCGGCTTGGCCAGCGGCAGCACGATCCGGATGAACGCCCCGAACCGCGTGCAGCCATCGACCAGCGCGGCCTCCTCGAGGTCGGCCGGGATCGACTTGAAGTAGCCGACGAGCAGCCACGTCGCGAACGGCAGGGTGAAGGTGGGGTAGGCGAGCACGAGCGACCACAACGAGTCGTTGAGCCCGATCCCGCTCATCATCTGATACAGCGGGATGAACAGCAGCGCGCCCGGCATCACGTAGGTGAGCAGGATCGTCACCGTGAAGCTCTCCGAACCCCGGAACTTCAGCCGTGCCAGCGCGTAGCCGGCCAGCGCCGCGCAGATCAGGGCGATCACGGTGGACGCCACCGACACCAGGATCGTGTTGACGTACCAGGTACCGAACGCCCGGCCGGTGAACAGGTTGGTGAACTGCTCGGTGCTCCACGGGGTCGGCCAGAGATCGTCGGTGCGCGCGACGATCTGGTCGTCGGATTTGAAGGCCGTGACCGTCATCCAGTAGAGCGGGGCGAGCACGAACCCCAGCAGACCCACGAGCGCGACCCCCGTGCCGCCGCCGCCGACCAAGCGGGCGGCCGGCCGGTTGCCCCGCGCTGCGAATGCGGAGACGACCCGTCCGACAGCGGCCGCGAGTATCACGAACACGCCCAGCACGAGCGCGGCCTTCCACACGATCTGCGGCGACGCCCAGGCCAGCACGAGCATCGAGACCGCGACGATCACCCACGGCAGTGCCCTGCGCTGAGCGGGCGTCAGCCGCCCGCGCCCCGTCTCGCCCGAGCCTGGCTGGTCGCTGCGGCGCATCATCCGCACGAGGATCATCACGAGGATGCCGATGATCGGCAGCATCACCAGCGTGACCGCGGCGCCCGCGCCCGGCTGCAGCTGCTGGATGGCTTTCGAGTAGGCCACCATCACGTACGGGGCGGTGGCGTCCCCCGGTCCGCCCTGGGTCATCAGCCAGATCAGGTCGAAGTTGTTGAACGTCCAGATCGACGACAGCAGCACCGTCACGATCATGACGTGGCGCAGCCCCGGCAGCGTGATGTGCACGAAGCGCTGCCACGGCGAGGCGCCGTCCACCATCGCCGCCTCGTAGAGACCGCTGTCGATGGCCTTGAGCCCGGCGAGGAACGTCACCGTGAAGAACGGGACGCCCTTCCAGACGTTGACCAGGATCACCGCCGGCATCGCGAGCGCGGGATCGGACAGCCACTCCGCGGGCCAGGAGTCGACGAGCCCGATCGCGGCGAGGGCGGGCCCGATCCCGGAGTCGGTGAGCAGGACGTTGACGCTGCCGAAGATCGGGTCGAGCAAAGACCGCCAGGTGAAGGCCGTGACGACCGTCGGTATCACCCACGGCAGCAGGATCACCCCGGCGATGATCGCCCGGCCGCGGCGCATGTGGTGCAACATCAACGCCGCGATGAGACCGAAGGTCACCTTGAAGATCTCGGCGTACGCGGTGAAGACGAACGAGTTGAGCACGCCCTTGTGGAACATGGCGTCGTCGACGAGTGCCGTGTAGTTGTCCAGCCCGACGAAGGCCGTCTCCGCACCGTGGCGCTCCGTGGCGCTGGTGAAGATCGAGCTGATGATCGGGAACAGGATCAGGCCTGCGACCAGCAACAGCGTCGGCCCGATGAACACCGCGGCGAGGCGCCAGTCGCGCCCGAGCAGCCGCTGCGAAGCGGTGAGCGAGGATGACGCGTTCGGCGCCGGGCGCGGACGCGGGACCGTCACTGCTGATAGCCCTGCTGTTCGAAGACCTGGACGATCCGGGCGTGGGTCGAAGCGACGGCGTCGGCCGGCCGGGTGCCCTGGATGACCGACTGCATCATGTCGGTCAGC
The genomic region above belongs to Amycolatopsis sp. YIM 10 and contains:
- a CDS encoding PadR family transcriptional regulator, whose protein sequence is MTDALREPTFLILTALAGEPRHGYGILRDVEQISGGRVRLRAGTLYTALDRLTSDEWVAVDREEVVDGRLRRYYRLTDPGAARLAEEIERVRATTGVAESRLRARLIGGTA
- a CDS encoding ribonuclease activity regulator RraA — protein: MVETPDIVRPPAELSAALAAIGSATASAELSRMGIRSAFIRGPVSVTPGVRVAGPALTLQFLPKREDLYPVDEYAEPEKQLHRHVMYHAQPGDMIVVDARGDMSSGVFGEMMLTYFKGRGGAGVVIDGCLRDIGQARQLGLGLWIRGATPNFHAQTDIVPAAVNVPVACGGTLVEPGDIVVADDDGAVVVPIKLAPTVLAVAQEHAEWEEFSRIRLAEGGDLRRYYPLSDEARPEYERWRAERGPA
- a CDS encoding ABC transporter permease subunit produces the protein MTVPRPRPAPNASSSLTASQRLLGRDWRLAAVFIGPTLLLVAGLILFPIISSIFTSATERHGAETAFVGLDNYTALVDDAMFHKGVLNSFVFTAYAEIFKVTFGLIAALMLHHMRRGRAIIAGVILLPWVIPTVVTAFTWRSLLDPIFGSVNVLLTDSGIGPALAAIGLVDSWPAEWLSDPALAMPAVILVNVWKGVPFFTVTFLAGLKAIDSGLYEAAMVDGASPWQRFVHITLPGLRHVMIVTVLLSSIWTFNNFDLIWLMTQGGPGDATAPYVMVAYSKAIQQLQPGAGAAVTLVMLPIIGILVMILVRMMRRSDQPGSGETGRGRLTPAQRRALPWVIVAVSMLVLAWASPQIVWKAALVLGVFVILAAAVGRVVSAFAARGNRPAARLVGGGGTGVALVGLLGFVLAPLYWMTVTAFKSDDQIVARTDDLWPTPWSTEQFTNLFTGRAFGTWYVNTILVSVASTVIALICAALAGYALARLKFRGSESFTVTILLTYVMPGALLFIPLYQMMSGIGLNDSLWSLVLAYPTFTLPFATWLLVGYFKSIPADLEEAALVDGCTRFGAFIRIVLPLAKPGLLAVALFTLTNAWNEFLFAFVFITDDGYKTLPVGMQSMIFGDVVPQGQLAAASLLISIPVVLMYGFGQRFLTEGLTAGAVKG